One window from the genome of Esox lucius isolate fEsoLuc1 chromosome 23, fEsoLuc1.pri, whole genome shotgun sequence encodes:
- the mvb12ba gene encoding multivesicular body subunit 12Ba isoform X1 produces MKSCFCLKRRDALMRITNSSMMPEVRELSDALPEMPMDPITGVGVVASRNRAPSGYDVVSQTTDGLDADLWKDGLFKSKVTRYLCFTRVFSKENSHLGNVLVDMKLIDIKDTLPVGFIPIQETVDTQEQAFRKRRLCIKFIPRDSTEAAICDIRILGRSKQAPPQYTFIGELNNMGIWYRMGKVPRTQDSSPTPTTNNIQNINSTANATPTPAPPLPKHVSMTLPASFRRQNTTRPDYEHQNSNMYAISAMDGVPFMISEKFACASDDLHQVDLLGITIKSLEEIEKEYEYSFRTEHSAAARLPPSPTRTSLGSEA; encoded by the exons ATGAAAAGCTGCTTTTGTCTGAAAAGGAGGGACGCTCTGATGCGAATAACA AACTCTTCCATGATGCCTGAGGTTCGGGAACTTTCAGACGCGCTGCCGGAGATGCCCATGGACCCTATCACTGGCGTAGGGGTGGTGGCCTCGCGAAACAGAGCACCTTCTGGCTACGATGTG GTATCCCAAACTACAGATGGCCTGGATGCTGACTTGTGGAAAGACGGACTGTTCAAATCCAAGGTGACGCGATACCTCTGCTTCACCAGGGTCTTCtctaaagaaaat aGTCATTTAGGAAATGTGCTGGTGGACATGAAGCTCATTGACATCAAGGACACTCTGCCTGTAGGGTTTATTCCAATCCAGGAGACTGTGGATACCC AGGAGCAGGCCTTCAGGAAGAGGAGGTTGTGTATCAAGTTCATCCCGCGGGACTCCACAGAGGCAGCCATTTGTGACATCCGCATCCTGGGGAGGTCCAAGCAGGCCCCGCCACAGTACACCTTCATCGG AGAGCTCAACAACATGGGCATCTGGTACCGCATGGGAAAGGTCCCACGTACCCAGGACTCCTCTCCCACTCCAACCACCAATAACATCCAAAACATCAACTCAACGGCCAACGCCACACCCACCCCAGCACCCCCACTCCCTAA ACATGTGTCCATGACTCTGCCCGCCAGTTTCAGACGTCAGAACACGACTCGACCGGACTACGAACACCAGAACTCCAACATGTATGCCATATCAG CAATGGATGGAGTGCCTTTCATGATCTCCGAGAAGTTTGCCTGCGCTTCTGATGAC CTGCACCAAGTGGATCTCCTGGGGATCACGATCAAGTCACTGGAGGAGATTGAGAAGGAG TACGAGTACAGTTTCCGCACAGAACACAGTGCTGCAGCGAGACTGCCCCCCAGTCCCACGCGGACCTCCCTTGGCTCTGAGGCCTGA
- the mvb12ba gene encoding multivesicular body subunit 12Ba isoform X2 → MMPEVRELSDALPEMPMDPITGVGVVASRNRAPSGYDVVSQTTDGLDADLWKDGLFKSKVTRYLCFTRVFSKENSHLGNVLVDMKLIDIKDTLPVGFIPIQETVDTQEQAFRKRRLCIKFIPRDSTEAAICDIRILGRSKQAPPQYTFIGELNNMGIWYRMGKVPRTQDSSPTPTTNNIQNINSTANATPTPAPPLPKHVSMTLPASFRRQNTTRPDYEHQNSNMYAISAMDGVPFMISEKFACASDDLHQVDLLGITIKSLEEIEKEYEYSFRTEHSAAARLPPSPTRTSLGSEA, encoded by the exons ATGATGCCTGAGGTTCGGGAACTTTCAGACGCGCTGCCGGAGATGCCCATGGACCCTATCACTGGCGTAGGGGTGGTGGCCTCGCGAAACAGAGCACCTTCTGGCTACGATGTG GTATCCCAAACTACAGATGGCCTGGATGCTGACTTGTGGAAAGACGGACTGTTCAAATCCAAGGTGACGCGATACCTCTGCTTCACCAGGGTCTTCtctaaagaaaat aGTCATTTAGGAAATGTGCTGGTGGACATGAAGCTCATTGACATCAAGGACACTCTGCCTGTAGGGTTTATTCCAATCCAGGAGACTGTGGATACCC AGGAGCAGGCCTTCAGGAAGAGGAGGTTGTGTATCAAGTTCATCCCGCGGGACTCCACAGAGGCAGCCATTTGTGACATCCGCATCCTGGGGAGGTCCAAGCAGGCCCCGCCACAGTACACCTTCATCGG AGAGCTCAACAACATGGGCATCTGGTACCGCATGGGAAAGGTCCCACGTACCCAGGACTCCTCTCCCACTCCAACCACCAATAACATCCAAAACATCAACTCAACGGCCAACGCCACACCCACCCCAGCACCCCCACTCCCTAA ACATGTGTCCATGACTCTGCCCGCCAGTTTCAGACGTCAGAACACGACTCGACCGGACTACGAACACCAGAACTCCAACATGTATGCCATATCAG CAATGGATGGAGTGCCTTTCATGATCTCCGAGAAGTTTGCCTGCGCTTCTGATGAC CTGCACCAAGTGGATCTCCTGGGGATCACGATCAAGTCACTGGAGGAGATTGAGAAGGAG TACGAGTACAGTTTCCGCACAGAACACAGTGCTGCAGCGAGACTGCCCCCCAGTCCCACGCGGACCTCCCTTGGCTCTGAGGCCTGA